TCTCCGTCTATATCCAGAGGGTGGGCTTCCGCGTCTTCGACATGGGGATGGCGTCGGCCCAGGCGATCATCCTGCTCATCTTCACCATCATCATCAGCCGCCTTTACATCCGCCTCTTCTACCGGGAGATCGAATGATGACCTCGCCGCTTTCGCGCGCCCTGCACGCGCTCGGCCTTCTGGCCGTCATCATCTTCACGCTGTTTCCCTTCTACTGGATGGTCTCCTCCAGCCTGAAGCAGCAATCGGACCTCCTGGCCTCGCCGCCATTGTGGATATTCAACCCGACGCTCGACCATTATCGCGCCGTCCTGGCCGACCCGCGTGTCCTGTCGTCCATCGGCGACTCGCTCATCGTCGCCAGCGTCACGACCGCCATCGCGGTGCTTCTGGGCACGCCGGCGGCCTATGCCCTGGCGCGGTTCGACTTTCGCGGCAAATCCGATCTCTGGTTCTGGTTCATCTCCAACCGCATGGTGTCTCCCATCGTGCTGGCGCTGCCGGTCTACCTTCTGGCAAACCAGCTTCGGCTGCTCGACAGCTATGCCGTGCTGGTGCTGATCTACCTGACCTTCAACCTGCCGATCGTCGTCTGGATCTGCACGGACCAGTTCCGCTCCATTCCCGGCGAGCTGGAGCAGGCCGCGCGGCTGGATGGCGCCAGCCAGTTCACCATCTTCCGCCGCATCTACGTGCCGCTCGGCGT
This genomic window from Aureimonas sp. OT7 contains:
- a CDS encoding carbohydrate ABC transporter permease gives rise to the protein MMTSPLSRALHALGLLAVIIFTLFPFYWMVSSSLKQQSDLLASPPLWIFNPTLDHYRAVLADPRVLSSIGDSLIVASVTTAIAVLLGTPAAYALARFDFRGKSDLWFWFISNRMVSPIVLALPVYLLANQLRLLDSYAVLVLIYLTFNLPIVVWICTDQFRSIPGELEQAARLDGASQFTIFRRIYVPLGVPGIAVSAIFSFIFSWNELMYALVLTRRNVQTAPVIATSFMSGYELPWGKIMATGTLIVLPVTVFAILVSRHMIRGLTMGATK